In Pangasianodon hypophthalmus isolate fPanHyp1 chromosome 5, fPanHyp1.pri, whole genome shotgun sequence, the DNA window TTTTTTGACCACTCTGTGAATTAATAAGTCCAGGGAAGCAAAGTGGGGCAGTGAGCACGCTATCCACAATTGTGCaggtgagcaaatcaatggaacattgGCTTACATCTGTCCAATAGCAATATTTTTTAGAATCACTTgccactcaaaagaggtaattagtagttcagtggaatttaaaatgtatagagTTGTGAATGAgaactttatgaagattaacatttgtagTAATGTAATTAATAACTGTAGTACAAATTGTATTGCACATGACTGTCAGGGAAAAAATGTCCTTCCAAaagaccaaaaaataaaaaataaaaaaacaggtgGCTGAAGGTTATTTTTTTCAATGTCCCTGAGCATTTTAGtcctaattttaaaaatattcagcacatttcatttcagtgaaaatgtaaaaataataataataatagtagatTAAAAAAGAGGCCAGTTCATGTTTTTCCAATCATAATCATTATGATCTGATGATGTTTTATATGATCCATGATGGAATAAACAGCTTGGCTCATGTTACATGCCACTGAAATAAAGAATTTTGATAGAAAAAACATTGATATGTAATAGCAATCTCAGGCTTAGTTTGAAAATGGATAGTTTTTCACAAGAATCAACAGCAGGTGCACTCAATCCTTGTAAGCAAAGCTCAATCACTGCAGCTTAAAGTACTCAGGTTTTGGGAAAATTTTGCCCTGTCTGGAGATAAAGAGCAGAGCCAGTCTTGGCTATAGTCCCAATATACTCAGTCTAAGTTTCTTTTAACCAGAGGTAACATATTGATTGTTAATAACACAGTTCCATCTTAAACTGATTTCCATCCTCTTTCGCATATTGGAACAGCCTTTCAACACCCTCTCTTTAACAATGTGTATAGCAATGCACTACTATTCCACCCATGCTCAAATGATTTTCCATTCTTTACTTTATAGAAAAtatgtattttgaaaaatattcaacattttgtCCTCAGATAATATAAAAAAGTCAAAACTCATGATGTATAAAAAGCCAGTGAAGAATGTTTTAATAAGGCATCGGCTCTTGATTAACATACAACAAGTGGACCACAGAgtccacagatttttttttttttttttttgcattattcaaTTGTATTTACAGAGCAACAATCATTAAACATTGATGATTGACATTGACACACTGCAACTCCCCAAGCATGGACATGGtggaaaaatattcaaaatgtaaCCTGGTGTCAAGTTTAATGAAAGACAAAGATTGCATTCTGGCatcttctttaaaaagaaaaagaaaacagacattttGTCATGTGCACCTTCATAGATTTAGTGATCTGTTTAACATCAGATTTATGCAGATTTTTCCTGCAAACACACGTCACATGCCATATAACTTTGCATATTTCACTTCTTAAAAGAGCAGAAATGTGTGAACTGGCTAAAAACCAACATAGCAGTTATGTACCACACCCATATCAGTGTTGGTGTGGTGTGTCTAACACAAGCAGTACTCGTGTTTACTGTAGGTTCAATGACGACAGTCAAATCCTTTGATTAATGGACAATTGACATTTTGGAAAATGTGCTTCATTTGGagaatacacaaataaatatgataatacACTTTTGAACACAAAATGGGTCTCAATGTAGCGACACAGAATTTCTTAGCAGCTGTTTAGAACCGCAGCCAAGGAGACCAGGGGGATTCCAGGACAAAGATGCAACAAGATGCTTCTTCGTTGGAATAATTTGCTATCAGTGTTTTCTTAATTTCACCAAATGCTGTTAAGTAAATTATCTTTATTGGTGCATCTCTCAAGATCTTCTGCCACCACGGTGACGTACATGTCAAAACAGTTTTTATAAACTGACCTGAGAGCTTACGTACACATGGAGCTGATTTCACACCATCGTAAGAAGCAACTCCTGTTCCAAGCTtccaaacaacaaaacagagcTGTTTTTTGGCCTTTAGCCGCACACAATTATCAGACCAATATAACCCacttaacacctacagtgtctGTCTGCATTTGACGCAGAAATGAAACCTTGTCAAAATGTCACTGGTGGCCTAGCACACCACTTTAAGaccaaacaaaaacatatgaaggcaaaaaaaaaaaaattgctagaTGTGTAGATCCTGAGAGTTTCGAAAGCCTAAGACAGCTTTGCATTGATAAATGACTTGATAAATGCAGGaaagcaaataaaacagaacTACTATCAGAACAGCAATCATCAGTAAAACCCctgcagaatttcagctttctggAAACAAGAGTAGGAGTAAGTCACCCTTTGAGAGATGACCAGAAggaaaaaagttttcaaaaagTAGAGCGTAGTATCTGGCACACAGCCTGGATAGCTTTTGCTTATTGTTCTGCAACTGAGAATAGATGACTGTAAGTCTGTATTAGTAAGTTCATATTAAGAGCTATAGTGAATAGAGtactgtgtattattttttggattcttttttacattttgtttactagCACAGGTTCTCTGCAGATTACACGTCCAATaaagcatattaaaaaaaatctgtaaaaaagcTGCACAATGCTTCAGCCAGCCACTGCAGAAATTTACCAGCTCAAATTCCAACATCTGAATCAATGCATCACtctcaatatttaatataagtaatattcaTTACTCTTAAAATGGTATGAAATTTTAATCATGGAACGCTACTTATCCCATCCTTTAAGGCATAGGTAATGAGAagctttacacacatttactcaATTcatgctatgtgaaatagcagCTCTTTACTGGCGGAGGATCCTTTCCTGCGACAGACCGCATACCAAATCACTTCTTCAATAGaaaaaagagaatttttttctattcaGGTGCAACAACATTTTGCATAGCTGCAAGTTATTGagcattcattaaaaacatgtgatacataaaacattcattcaaattTCATTAATACGCTATGTCTCATGGAAGGCTTTCTAGAAACTACTCAAGAGGAGagtgaacataaaaaaaaaagtatcccGCACATATGCTTCATATTTGCGCAAATTCCAGATACCGTTTTACAAATGAGTTTGTAGTACATGACACAACACAAAGAttgttcatgtaaaaaaaaaaaaaaaaaaaaaaaaaaaaaaaaatggtggattatAGGTTTTTTTGAGggggttttgtttttaaattgttttttttttcagaattttcatAGCCCTGAAGAATTTGTACACCTTCATGGAATACTTTTAGACATTAAATGCCCTGTGCAAACAAACTTTTCACTGTGTAGCTTGCATAACTCATGAACATACATTGCAGCATTGTGGTAGACGGTGTGGTAGGCTCTTCCTGTCTTCAGCAGGCCTGATTTGCCTTGAAGCACATTCAGTAACTGATGAACTGCCAGAGAGGTGTAGGAGTTTGGAGAGTAGGTTAAATTTGGACGGTGCTGCAAAGTCAGAGGAAATTCAAAGAGAGTTTCATTTCCTGCTTGAACTTTGGGTTAAGCTCTTTGAGCAGAGTGTCGATCTGATAAGCTAAATATTTTGGTTTTTGGCGTTCGATGGCGTCACTGCCGCTTTTGTTGTGTTCCGTCAGTAAAAGTTCTCCAGCAAGCTCAAAATCACACTGCCTGCCATTCTCAAAGCATACGCTGACATCAAGGCAGCGATCCTCCTTACACAGCCATGAGTCACACTgcactttggggaaaaaaactacaTTCATCTTGTTTTCAAGTGTTTTCAACACAGCTGACACTGAAACAAAGTTTCTGTTCTATGCAGCAGCCATGATCCCTAAACCTGAAGTGAATTTAGTACAGTGGAGTAAAGCAAGTCTGACAGGACTTTTGGGGCATTTTGTGTAGGCGTGGAAGTACAGAGAAAGTGGATGCTAAAAGCAAGGCCTATTTTGCAGAAAGCTTAACATTTGTTACACTCCCTCCCCAGAATCAACCCTTTATCTTAGTCATGGTCAGTTTGACATTTGCCTAAAGTTCAACAGCCCCTTAAAAGCTTTGCTAGGGACTACCAAGGGAAAATTCCACACCCCCTCAGTACTCCACTATGCATGGATGTAATGTGCATGTTCTATATGTTCAGTCAGGACATGCCTGCTAACCCAGGGTTATTTGTTGGCTgctttggttttgctgttgctgCTCATCTTCAGCTGGGTCATCTCCACGTCAGCTGCGTCTGCAGGGAGGCTGCTGCGCATGCGCTCAATGGTCTTCTGGTAGTTGGCCTTCTCCTGCTCCAGCGAGCGGATCATGTGCTTCATCTGGCTCTCACGTGCCAGGAAGCTCTCTACACTGTTCTCTAGACTCTGGATTTTCCCCCGTGCtgcctgccacacacacacacacacacacagatctcagAACCACAGAGTGTATGCAGGTTACTATGTGCCTCAATGTGCATTATTGCAGTATCCATCAAAAGGACAATGTGAGAGACTTTCCTGATGGCCATTAGCTACCACAGGGAGGACAGAGCGAAATATCAAGATAGATGATGTCTGGTTGAAGAGTGATTACCGGTACTGAGATTATCtgtctgcttttctgttttagGAGATAAATCAAGCCCCATTCTTTTAATGGACACTGGTAGTTCTTATTACAATCTATTACAAATTTCTTTTATTACAAATTTGATCATTTCTATTAGAATCTATTACAAATTCTCACCAATAGCTTTTTAATAGTCTTTTAGTTCTTTACAATTGACTGTCAAAGCACAAAATCCAAGCAGTGTAATCTCCAGGTGCTACTCCAAGCTTGGCCACagcaatgaaacaaaaacagactACTATATCTGCGAGTCAACATATATCTGCAAGTGTTCTCAAAAGTGTAGTTCAAGAGGAGAGTCTTTGGCAGATGCTTTGGCACAGATGTTAAGAGTTATATTATTTTTGTACTTTCAGAACTCAGCAAGAAATGATACTATGCTGCCACCTATTGGCAGTTATCAAACACAACCACAGGCTCTCATTTAAAGATCTATTTTTTCTATCTATTTAAAGATCTCATTTATAGATCTCTAAGCttattacataataaaagcCAGATCccaaaacatatttaataagaaCAAGGAAAGCAATTCTAaaaattctattaaaaaaaaacaaagccacaCCTGCAGTTTCTCTAGCAGATCCATATTTTGCTTTTTGAGCTGGGCATTGGTCTTCTCCAGTTTGTCCAGCCTGTCTGACTCCTCTGAAAGTGGAGCGGCGTCCACCATCTCGTCCTGTAGGACGTGGTACTCCACCTCATAGGCGTGCAGTTGCTTGGAGATGTCCATCTCTAAAGCCTGCCGAACAACAGTGCACTCCAGCCATTACTATGAGTGATCCAATACCCACAACAATCTAACAGAACTAGTATGTGGAAATTCAAAGGTGTTTAAGACAAACTAATCCTCATCTGCTATAGGAGCAAGCTAAAACATGACAGAGAATTATggttggttcctgttatcagctCAGGCATAACTAACATAACATGGGCAGTAAAAAATAGGAAATGCCCGTGAATAACTGTTAAATGTCCTGTGTAGTTCTCTATTTGTTCTGCAAACAGTCACATGATATTGTAATGCCTCTATGACTAAACCCTATGTTGACAGGGTGTGGTTTAATGACTTACTCTCCcattaaaatgtacagaaaagTGATTTCTCTTTGTACCTTGGTGATTGTCTCTTCCATCTGGCTCTGTGTGAGGGCAGGTATGGTGGTCTTAAGGTAGTCTACAATGCTCTCAAAACTGTCACACTCCAGTATCTCTCCTTCATGGCTGCTCAGCAAACACAGGGCCACTTTAAAAATCACCTCTGTGCCCTGGACAAATAGCAGGTCTGCCAAACACAATGCACACGCATTCATAAAAAGCACAGACAGAAACAAGTAAGTGACTGTAAACGGAACTAGCACCCTAATCTCCACAAGTGGTCTAAGAACTGCCACTAAGTtaaacagcaccacacacactgcagctgagAATGGAATCATACCGAAGATGCGGGAGACGAAGCCGAGGGGGAACTGAGAGGCGAAGAGTGTGAGGAACCAAGGAGCAGCATACAGGCTGGGGCTGATCTCATGCTCCTCCAGGTGCGAATACAGACCACGGTGGTAGTCATGCAGTAGCCGGGACAACTGGTACATCTGAATCTGCACAGACACAAGAGAGGGAGGGTCAGGAGAGTGAACTCTGATAAAGCAGAGAAGCTGAGAGCTGGTTGTGGCTGCTGATTCTTTTTCTAGGTTAAAGGGTTAAACATTAGCACAGCTGATGATGAATAACCAGAGAGCAGGTAGGAGGTGGGGTCGAATGTACAAGAGTCTGAAAGTTGAGAAGACACAGCTGAGAAGGAGATTTGGCATAATTTTAATGGATTACACAGAATAGACAACATTTCTGAGGAAATTTATGTAAAGCATTTAAGGCCACTCACTATATCACATCATCACAATATAGCACTTACTACAGTCCTCATATCATTTCTGCATTTTAgagtttttgcattttttgaaTCTGTGGTTCAGCTGAGGTAAATCAGTAACTTATCTGCggtattattttttccattgagtcttcaaaaaaaaaaaaaaaaaaaaaaaactgtcctgcTGCATTCTTCGTGTACATGGCAAACACACAATGGCATATGTAAGTGGAAAAGGTGTGGCATGAAGGACTAAAGAATGTTCACTGCTTTCACCTGCAGGGAGATCATGTCAGGCCGGTATTGACGCCGGAGCCCCAGATCGTACATTAGAAACTTTAGCGTGTCGAAGGCCTGCTCCTCGCTCATGTGCAGCAGCAGCACTCCAGCCACAAAGCTGATGCCCTGGCAGTAGCCCACCTCAGTGTCCAGTAGAGAGTAGGCCTTCAGCAGGTTATAAAGAGACAGTTGGCCTGCGCCCAGCTGTGCACTGAAGTACTGATGCGTGGGGAATGTGCGACctgcaggacagaggagaatAACCATGTCACTGCAGAGGAAAGACTAACTGGACAAGCCAGACATTTATTTTGGCTTCATTAACCAcacaaaacagagaaacacTGATTCACATTCCATCTTGGGGAGAATGTGTATATTATAATCTTGTAACTGTCATTATTCATGTCATTTCTTTACCCCAAATACAGTAACGATGTGCACTGAAGTAACAAGAATAATGTAGCTATGAAGTAAGGGAAACTAAAGTTTACCAGTATAACTGCATGTCTAAATCCCAAATGTTACTCAAAATACATTGTTTGGCAAGTAATATTTGTACAATTTCagcttcattaaaattaaaaatagtaattcattttctaaaattcCATTACCCACAATTGTTTTAGTGGCATAATTATGGTCATTTTTATAGATAAGTGTGTAACGTAGTGTCATAAACCATATAAACAAGTCTCTTTGAGATACTGAACAACTCCACCAGGGCTGAGACAAGCATGTGATGATTTAGGAATGCAGTTTGCATTAATACTACAAGCTTCACTTACTTGTTAGTTATATTAACCTCATatccagtgcaaaacaaaagaagCAAATGTGTTATTATCTGATTGACATTTAAGGTACAGATGAAATCGAGTAAACTTCATTTTTGCAGTAATGTATTGCCAATTTGgtctatatatttaattttcttaaacGTGAACTTTAAGGGATCAGAAAAGCAGTACCCAGGTCCACCAGGATGGCATGCTGCTGTGTGGTGAGCTGCTTGAGCAGATCCTGGTAGGGCGTATCAGGAGGCTGCTGCCGCTGAGGTAGATGATGACGCAGGCGATACTGCTGAGAGAGGAGGAGCCACACCTCACCTCGCCGACATTTTGGGACaccttcacacaaacacacacacaaacacacatgcgcaTGCATACACAAAAGGTTATACAGTATGAAAGACTTATTTCTGTTGAATGGACCAGCAAGAAATCTGATGTTGACAGATATTATAGACACTAAAACAAAAGCTTCTGTATGATAATGTGAGTAGGGGGAATGTTGCAGTTACCCTGGCAGAGAGCAGTGTGGATCTCGTCTTTGTCCCACTGCACTTTGGTCCTGCAAGGCACATTTAGCTTTTTCTCCCAGAGAGCTTGCACCTCTGTAGGACACTCCCCCACCTCCTGGTAGTCCAGCTTCATCTTACGGATGTGTAGCTCATCTCGGCTTGCTGAATatgcagcatacacacacaaaaatctcaGCTGCCAATCTCTCACCCTAATTTCACGGTGATGCTGAATAAGATTACAGTTGTTTAGAAAAGCCactcagatcagatcagttAAAGCAACAGAGCTAAAAATAGGTACACAGCCATCAGTAGGCCTGTTAACCACTGTCCCTGTAAGGACAGAAAAGTTAGAGATGCCACAGCAATTAATGAACCCCTTGTGCTCTTGCTCTGGCATGAGCATTTCTACTTCCAAAATTAGCAAGAGAAAATGGTACTTAAGCAGCTACGGCAGCTCTACTAGCGTCTACAATAGGCAAGGCAAATAGAATGCAGTAAGCTTCTACTTGAAACATTCAAACTGTCCAACAAGACACTTTAGCCACTAGGGAAGAGACAAGCAAATGACTAAAATGCActcttttatttgattatttcacATTCCATTCTTGCTGTTAGTTAATCTGATTAAGATGCATTGCAGTCTTTCTTGCCTCTGTTTGTGAGTGAATATGTTGGCATGCCACTGATTAAAGGCGCTGCAGACTGTTCATACATAGCCAAGCCTTTCCTCCCTTTCTTACCTTCTGCTCAAAACAAGCATTTTCAGTTTCTGCCATCCTTGACATAGGAGACTCGGACACAAACACATGAAGTGAAGCACAGAGAAGAGGGGAATGGAAGAAAGTGTGGCTGTCACTTGAGAAGAAATATTACTGTGACCTTTTGTAGCCAACAGAGGgcaatattttacaaataagaggtattttaaaactttaaacctAAATCAAGACTTAGCCTGCAAAATGTAATCTATGACTGTCAATACACTTTTAACTGTAACATATTAAATCTTCTTCTGTGCAAACTCTATGATACAGTACAAACTGTATTATGCAGGTGCAGGTCAATGAAAATGCTTTCCTAGAGATATGTAAACTTAACCCAAGCTTTCCAGGCTAAATATATCTTTGTGGCAGAATCTCAAACAGATGTAACAGCACTCATGCCAACACGAGAAAGCCAATCAACTTACTGAAAGTAACTGGGCCCCTGTTATGTTGCACCCCGTGAGGAAAAACAGACACTATAGTGATATCAGCATATATGCCAAGCCACAAATAAATATGTAGAAattatgtgttagtgtgtgtgtgacaggaaaCATTGGCAAATGGGCAGGCACAGAGTACACAGTGTTTCTAGTGCATATGCCTATGACTACTAcgtaatatatacatatagtaatgtgtaaatatgtgagGGTAAAGGAGGTCCTCAGGCAGTTCGGGCAATATATATGTGCAGATGTGGCTGTGTGACACTAACCCTCCAAGCGCTGGTTCTCCTTCTCCATGCGGATAAGGAG includes these proteins:
- the tbc1d4 gene encoding TBC1 domain family member 4 isoform X4; the protein is MKLDYQEVGECPTEVQALWEKKLNVPCRTKVQWDKDEIHTALCQGVPKCRRGEVWLLLSQQYRLRHHLPQRQQPPDTPYQDLLKQLTTQQHAILVDLGRTFPTHQYFSAQLGAGQLSLYNLLKAYSLLDTEVGYCQGISFVAGVLLLHMSEEQAFDTLKFLMYDLGLRRQYRPDMISLQIQMYQLSRLLHDYHRGLYSHLEEHEISPSLYAAPWFLTLFASQFPLGFVSRIFDLLFVQGTEVIFKVALCLLSSHEGEILECDSFESIVDYLKTTIPALTQSQMEETITKALEMDISKQLHAYEVEYHVLQDEMVDAAPLSEESDRLDKLEKTNAQLKKQNMDLLEKLQAARGKIQSLENSVESFLARESQMKHMIRSLEQEKANYQKTIERMRSSLPADAADVEMTQLKMSSNSKTKAANK
- the tbc1d4 gene encoding TBC1 domain family member 4 isoform X3, with the protein product MNKASASMHKADMDGSELLPLSPRALQQEQNPLSGLLSSTQSLRGENGRRTTADYRALWKKAIHQQILLIRMEKENQRLEASRDELHIRKMKLDYQEVGECPTEVQALWEKKLNVPCRTKVQWDKDEIHTALCQGVPKCRRGEVWLLLSQQYRLRHHLPQRQQPPDTPYQDLLKQLTTQQHAILVDLGRTFPTHQYFSAQLGAGQLSLYNLLKAYSLLDTEVGYCQGISFVAGVLLLHMSEEQAFDTLKFLMYDLGLRRQYRPDMISLQIQMYQLSRLLHDYHRGLYSHLEEHEISPSLYAAPWFLTLFASQFPLGFVSRIFDLLFVQGTEVIFKVALCLLSSHEGEILECDSFESIVDYLKTTIPALTQSQMEETITKALEMDISKQLHAYEVEYHVLQDEMVDAAPLSEESDRLDKLEKTNAQLKKQNMDLLEKLQAARGKIQSLENSVESFLARESQMKHMIRSLEQEKANYQKTIERMRSSLPADAADVEMTQLKMSSNSKTKAANK